The Trinickia acidisoli genome includes a window with the following:
- a CDS encoding lysozyme inhibitor LprI family protein — MSKSKLPFGVLVASVAWGALLVALSTAPFAAHAEAARADPIDTAMQDCSARADRSSTTGQVQCIDAARGAWRGVIDGAMRSIAANAPDDDRRKWAESQERWLAWRKEEVPLMGAVFDTTHGGTYSITQANVLLQSVRDRALALRRIAARFAPPAPAAPVPATSAASASTSSSGAGASVVPDAPAASSPAAPPRAQQSDDARTHDEPMRSCNLDAACEHAQFDLRRYERSLRDKLSSRARPALVRAQRAWWAYFDATSPLGTEAERADLIGERVATIKRLSETVGSD, encoded by the coding sequence ATGTCGAAGTCGAAGCTTCCTTTCGGCGTGCTCGTGGCTTCGGTCGCGTGGGGCGCCCTATTGGTCGCGCTGTCTACCGCGCCGTTCGCGGCGCATGCTGAAGCCGCGCGGGCCGATCCGATCGACACGGCCATGCAAGACTGTTCGGCGCGAGCGGATCGCTCGTCGACAACCGGACAGGTGCAGTGCATCGATGCCGCGCGCGGGGCGTGGCGAGGCGTGATCGACGGCGCGATGCGCTCGATCGCAGCCAACGCGCCCGACGACGACCGGCGCAAGTGGGCTGAAAGCCAGGAGCGCTGGCTCGCCTGGCGCAAGGAAGAGGTGCCGCTCATGGGCGCTGTGTTCGACACGACGCACGGTGGCACCTATTCGATCACGCAGGCGAACGTGCTGCTGCAATCGGTGCGCGATCGCGCGCTTGCGCTGCGGCGTATCGCAGCGCGATTTGCGCCGCCGGCACCCGCGGCGCCCGTGCCCGCGACGTCGGCCGCGTCCGCTTCGACTTCATCTTCGGGGGCGGGGGCGAGCGTTGTACCGGATGCGCCCGCGGCGTCGAGCCCCGCCGCCCCGCCGCGCGCGCAGCAAAGCGACGATGCGCGAACACACGACGAGCCTATGCGGTCGTGCAACCTCGATGCGGCATGCGAGCACGCGCAGTTCGACCTGCGGCGCTACGAGCGCTCGCTGCGCGACAAACTGTCCTCGCGCGCTCGGCCCGCGCTCGTGCGCGCGCAGCGCGCTTGGTGGGCCTACTTCGACGCCACCTCGCCGCTCGGTACCGAAGCCGAACGCGCGGATCTGATCGGCGAGCGCGTTGCGACGATCAAGCGCTTGTCGGAGACGGTCGGGAGCGATTGA
- a CDS encoding arginine/lysine/ornithine decarboxylase, whose translation MKFRFPVVIIDEDFRSENISGSGIRALAEAIEGEGVEVLGLTSYGDLTSFAQQSSRASCFILSLDDDELMLGETGPDGELPELATAILELRAFVAEVRRRNADIPIFLYGETRTSRHLPNDILRELHGFIHMFEDTPEFVARHIVREAKVYLDSLSPPFFKELVKYADEGSYSWHCPGHSGGVAFLKSPLGQMFHQFFGENMLRADVCNAVDELGQLLDHIGPVAASERNAARIFSADHLFFVTNGTSTSNKIVWHATVAPGDIVVVDRNCHKSILHAITMTGAIPVFLTPTRNNFGIIGPIPRDEFKPENIRKKILANPFAREALEKNPNLKPRILTITQSTYDGVVYNVEMIKELLGDFLDTLHFDEAWLPHAEFHPFYQDMHAIGAGRPRTGALVFATHSTHKLLAGISQASQIVVQDSEHRVFDRHRFNEAYLMHTSTSPQYAIIASCDVAAAMMEPPGGTALVEESIAEALDFRRAMRKVDAEYGEDWFFQVWGPEALADEGIGSRDDWILRAEDQWHGFGSLAAGFNMLDPIKATIVTPGLDMAGDFGETGIPAAIVTKYLSEHGIIVEKTGLYSFFIMFTIGITKGRWNSMVTELQQFKDDYDTNQPLWRVLPEFVAQHPAYERMGLRDLCQAIHSVYRANDIARLTTEMYLSNMEPAMKPSDAFAKLAHREIDRVPIDELEGRVTSILLTPYPPGIPLLIPGERFNRTIVNYLRFAREFNERFPGFSTDIHGLVAETVNGRTEYFVDCVRV comes from the coding sequence ATGAAGTTTCGTTTCCCCGTCGTCATCATCGACGAAGATTTCCGCTCCGAGAACATTTCGGGATCGGGCATTCGCGCGCTCGCGGAAGCGATCGAAGGGGAGGGCGTGGAAGTGCTCGGCCTGACGAGCTACGGCGACCTGACCTCGTTCGCACAGCAATCGAGCCGTGCGTCTTGCTTCATTTTGTCGCTTGACGACGACGAGCTCATGCTCGGCGAAACGGGACCGGACGGCGAGCTGCCCGAACTGGCCACGGCCATTCTCGAGTTGCGTGCGTTCGTCGCGGAAGTACGCCGGCGCAACGCGGACATTCCGATCTTCCTGTACGGGGAGACGCGCACGTCGCGCCACTTGCCGAACGACATCCTGCGCGAACTGCACGGCTTCATTCACATGTTCGAGGACACGCCCGAGTTCGTTGCGCGTCATATCGTGCGCGAAGCGAAAGTCTACCTCGATTCGCTCTCGCCGCCGTTCTTCAAAGAACTCGTCAAATACGCCGACGAAGGCTCGTACTCGTGGCACTGCCCCGGCCATTCGGGCGGCGTCGCGTTCCTGAAAAGCCCGCTCGGGCAGATGTTTCATCAGTTCTTCGGCGAGAACATGCTGCGCGCCGACGTGTGCAACGCCGTCGACGAACTGGGTCAACTGCTCGATCACATCGGCCCCGTGGCTGCATCCGAGCGCAACGCCGCGCGCATCTTCAGCGCCGATCATTTGTTTTTCGTGACGAACGGCACCTCGACTTCGAACAAGATCGTCTGGCATGCGACGGTCGCGCCGGGCGATATCGTCGTCGTCGACCGCAATTGCCACAAGTCGATCCTGCACGCGATTACGATGACGGGTGCGATCCCGGTGTTTCTCACGCCGACGCGCAACAACTTCGGCATCATCGGCCCGATTCCGCGCGACGAGTTCAAGCCCGAGAACATTCGCAAGAAGATTTTAGCGAACCCGTTCGCGCGCGAGGCGCTCGAAAAGAATCCGAACCTGAAGCCGCGCATCCTCACGATCACGCAGAGTACGTACGACGGCGTCGTCTACAACGTGGAGATGATCAAGGAATTGCTCGGCGATTTCCTCGACACGTTGCACTTCGACGAAGCGTGGCTGCCGCACGCCGAGTTTCATCCGTTCTACCAGGACATGCACGCGATCGGCGCGGGGCGTCCGCGCACGGGCGCGCTCGTGTTCGCGACGCATTCGACGCACAAGCTCTTGGCCGGCATTTCGCAGGCGTCGCAAATCGTGGTGCAAGACTCCGAGCACCGCGTGTTCGATCGGCACCGTTTCAACGAAGCGTATTTGATGCATACGTCGACGAGCCCGCAGTACGCGATCATCGCCTCGTGCGACGTCGCGGCCGCGATGATGGAGCCGCCGGGCGGCACGGCGCTCGTCGAGGAATCGATCGCCGAGGCGCTCGATTTTCGCCGCGCGATGCGCAAGGTCGACGCCGAGTACGGCGAGGACTGGTTCTTCCAAGTGTGGGGGCCCGAGGCACTGGCCGACGAAGGCATCGGGTCGCGCGACGACTGGATCTTGCGCGCCGAGGATCAATGGCACGGCTTCGGTTCGCTGGCTGCCGGCTTCAACATGCTCGATCCGATCAAGGCGACGATCGTCACGCCGGGGCTGGACATGGCGGGCGACTTCGGCGAAACGGGCATTCCGGCTGCGATCGTCACGAAGTATCTGTCCGAGCACGGCATCATCGTCGAAAAAACCGGCCTCTATTCGTTCTTCATCATGTTCACCATCGGCATCACGAAGGGCCGTTGGAACTCGATGGTGACCGAACTGCAGCAGTTCAAGGACGATTACGACACGAACCAGCCGCTCTGGCGCGTGCTGCCCGAATTCGTCGCGCAGCATCCGGCCTACGAGCGCATGGGCCTGCGCGATTTGTGCCAGGCGATCCATAGCGTCTATCGCGCGAACGACATCGCGCGGCTGACGACGGAAATGTATTTGTCGAACATGGAGCCTGCGATGAAGCCGTCCGACGCATTCGCGAAGCTCGCGCACCGCGAGATCGACCGCGTGCCGATCGACGAACTCGAGGGGCGCGTCACGAGCATCCTGCTGACGCCGTATCCGCCCGGCATTCCGCTGTTGATTCCGGGTGAGCGCTTCAATAGGACGATCGTCAACTATCTGCGGTTTGCGCGCGAGTTCAACGAGCGCTTCCCGGGTTTCTCGACGGATATTCACGGCCTCGTGGCGGAAACGGTCAACGGGCGCACCGAGTATTTCGTCGATTGCGTGCGCGTTTGA